TACAAGAACAAAAAAGCCTTGTAAATATTCAGCTCCagtccaaaaaaaaccaacactttATGAACATTTTCTTGTAGCTTGTGATTAAGACagataaataaaattaatttagcGAATTTGGAAGAAATATTCTGTCTTCAAGACCAGTGATTCATTCATCCTACTCACATAACCCACAAATAATTATGGTCTCCATCAAACTCAATAATCCACAGATAATTATAGTCTTCGATCACCCACTTGACCCTATTAAACCTGTTCGCTCCCTGAAACCTTCTATTAATTACCACCTACTACATGATTGGGAAGGAgtattttaacaatgttttttctgtgcttGAAATATAGCAGGAATCACTGTAGACAATCATCCAATCAAACGCCAACAGGAATATCAGCCGCCGTATAAACCAAAGTAGTATTCCAAATGATAAATACCTGACCATACATCTCAATGATGATTATGAAAAACAGAGTACCAGAAGAATTACAAATGCAACTGATGAATGAGCAATGCCGTCGTAGCCAATCAAACTGTGCATtagacagtttttttaaacGACATTATGAAACATTTCCTTTAGAAAGTAATATTCAAAGTTgtgagaaagccactgttggcATTCATTTGAACAGAGAAATGGCTAAGACAGGTTTAAATGTTGCATCTAACTGTAATATAAGGCAGATAACAGATATGTGTTGATTATGACTCCTTGTTGATATTGGCAGTTTGAAGATTTTGTCCTATAAAAGTGTAATCTTAAGGCTTCCATGTCATTGACCGCGTGAAGAAAAACCACGAAGAACAATTACAATCTGCACGGATATTTAACTAGTCTGCTGTCACCTTTTTCAGACTGGGTTTAGTGCAACAAAAATGGGAAATGATTATTAACTGGAAACTGAAGGATATAAACCCTCCAGGCCAAAGTTCGAAATAGTACCACAACTTTTTTATGATAATCCCATTCACTCTCCACAACTGTGTCGGGTCAGACAGTGACATAACATGTTAGGCAAAACCTTTGATCTGCTCACAAATCTCCAATCCAGCTAcatggaacaaacaaacactttgatCTAACAAGACCTGACGCATCAAGCTGAGGAGACAGACAGCACAGAATAAAGGCAGATggcttaaaaataaatacatcagtagttctaaggaagaaaaaaaaaaagagagaaagatgctCCTTACCAGTGGGTTAGAATACTTTAAACTAGAATTAGGGCCCGATAAACAATGTCAGTAATGTCTTTGGGGAGGAAATCGTCCTTCTTCACCAAAGTATTGCAACAGCAATCGAGGCCAAGCATGTTGGTCCCTTTaccagtcattaaaaaaaaaaaaaaacaggtctggagaataaatactttaaacacAAGTGCATTTGGGAGATAGCATCAACTAAGTCAAaccatttgaatattttttttttcctctcaatgGAATCAGCTGCTTTCCAAATGTTAGCAAGTATTTTaggaatttgaaaatgtaaggACCATATGCTTCACTCATGAAACAAGCTAATCAGATGAATTCCGGTGGAAAGTACGAGCCCCGTACTGGCTGTATTGCAAAAAGATtctcattttaataaattacttgatataaaacctaaaaatataattttatgcCGAGGAgtaaaaatgtttcacttgtttCCTCTACAAAATCAACTTATTTTTGAAGAGTTTATTAAAAGTTAAGTCTCAATATCTTGATGCAAATGCAGCAATGGCTTAAAACTAGTCTTCCTTCAAGATAATCTCCTGAAACATTAAGGGGCAAGAGTAATTAACATAccatttatataataaaacatgaaggCTACACTTGAAATAAAATTACTtccaacatttctgtttttttgcactGGGCTGCTTCAATTGAGTATCAATGTTGAGGCAACTTTGATATGGAATTGAAAATTTCACTGCATTTCTTTAAATCTATAAAATTGCCTAGAGCAATGTTTGACAACATGtgtcaaaaacaaagtgaataaGTAAAAGTCATATTTGCTACCTCTTACATGTTTCCATTAAAATGGCTTACACTGACACTGGTTTGAACAACCTCACAAAAACCATTAGGGCAATTGTTTGTAAATTGCCATGACAAACAATTTTGTTGCAAAGAAGAGTGTtccttatataaaaaaaatctgataaaggGGAGAGCCAATGCTATGAAGAAGCCTGAGAGACATCATAGTCTATGATGAGCTGTTTGATGTAGGATAGTTTCTCATGGAGATATTCGCAGCGTTTCTTCTCTTCCCGGTAGCCTGGGAACTTCTgcggagagaagagagagagtttttAAAGAAAGGTTTTCACACCAGTTGATATATTCCCTTATTCTCTACcagtaaataaatagtttgcCCCACAGCCAAGTGAAGGATAATATCTGAGGGTGAGATCTGATGAGAAATATCTTAACTGATGAGGAAGAGGTGGAATAAATCAAGCAAAATGCAGGGAAATTGCAGACTTCATTTAATACACTGATGTGATACGAAGCTACTGCATAAAAAAGAGACACCAATGTGACGAAGCAAATCCAACAAAATCACTTAAACCACTTAAATGTTTGACCTACCTTTCGATACTTGTTGTACTTTTCTTGTATTTGGTCTTCCATTATCTAAATGATACAAAACACAATCgattatttaaatgcataataCTAATTGAGCTGCATAAAACTATACTATTGAAATGATTGCATGCATGCCTTGTGTCAGATCAGTACCTTGTATTCTTGTGTGCCAGGGGACAAGTTCTTGATCTTGGATCCTAACTGGACAAACATGTGAGTTATGGTGGCGATCCGGGAGTGGAGGTCTTTGTATTCATCATACTCTGCACAGAAATCCTCCTGGTACCTCGCACGTTGCTCCAAACTCATGATGGCGCCGTATGTTCTAAAAGAAGACACACAGACGATAacttatatataataatgttttgttttcctaaaAAGAAAGGCCATTTCCTCAAATGATCATTTCATGTAGTACCTCTTTAAGACACAAGATGGCAGCATAAACATACAGATAGGCTGTGCGTTCCAATTCACATACTACCATACTATGCCAGAAGATTCAGTATGTCTCAATACATAGGCAAATGCAGTTTGCTAAAAAATACCATGAAGTATTATTGTGTTCAGTCAaattttgcagtatgcaagccagcatgcttttctgtcttttctgtaaAAACAATCCATTGTGCTGCGGATATATGAgaaagagggtcaaagttcaaaggTGCAATATTATGATGAAGTCCCAATTAAATGCATACTATATGCAACAGTATGTCCTTTGTAAGGGTAACTGCAtcaaacactaaataaaaaaatatgtgatttgGAACACAGCTCAGGAGAAAAGATCCATGGGTGCACCCATTTATCACAACTGGAGACAACTCAAATGGAATGTTTCAGTAGAACCAGTTATGCATGTCAACAGTtgcaataaatacaaagtaaagTCTGTCTACTATCTTGTAACAAGACCAATCACTGTAAGCTCTAGTAGCTGAAAAGAATCCGTAATGTGGAGTTAAAGATGGGATAGTTAAGATTGTGACTTTGCATGATGTGTAcaacaaaatgattttaaaacatgttcacaCTCACAGCACATAATCCGGCTTCTCCTCAGAGGCCACAGCATTTGTGATGTCAAGATCTGGAATAAAAGCACAggataaagaaaatgacattagCTCCAGTTGAGTCAGTACAGTTACTTACATGACACTTTGTCATTGTCTGAATGTTAagtaatgtatttttgttttgcaaaacgcagcatgaggtgtgtgtgtgagtctctgAGACTGGCTAAGAGCTTGTGGGTACCAGGAGACCTGTCAGCTTAGAGACGCAAAGCACTGCTCGGGCTGTTGTTGAGTCAATCAGCCACATAACACACGGAGGACCCAGGAGAATGGGCTCAAGGGAGCCAACACAGTCATGCTTATGAGATAATATGTATAAATGAACCAGTGGGCTCTGTCAGACAAACGGCTGCTCAGAGAGGGACATCACACACAATCGCAACTGGTCATCAGCTCACAGTCTGTGTGGTTAACATGGTATTTTGAAGGCAAGTATAGAGGAGAGACAACAGTGTTTTGGAGACGGGGCCACTGTCATAAAACAGATGTAATATTCAGACAAAAATAGACAGAGAAGCAATTAAGTGACATCTGCGAACTTGAGATTATCACGAAATATGAAATGTGGTTAAAATCTATCAACAACCCTCATCATCCCTGTTTTGGCCTTCAGGATTTGTGCTCAGATGgaataaatgataatataagTCATAAGAACAGTCTACGTAAAAAAGTGCCTTACTGTCAAGTTTGTCCAGGTTCTGCTTGAGATCAGGACTCGTCTCCAACCATTCACTGCCCTTGTTGTCTTTTAACCTCTCCCGCTCcttgtctttgtgctttttggATTTCTTCTTCCTGTGCTGGCTGTTGGCGAGCTGCTGGTGAGCACAGTCAGAGTCACCCTGTGGTGGCTGGTGGCTGTTTACTTTGGGTTCTTGGTCTCTGCTCTCCGAGACGGGTGCGTCAGAGCTGCTAGACAGTTTGTGCATTAGAGGGAAGCCGTTGTGGCCCATTGGTAAGCCGTTTTGGTTACCACTATGGTTACTTGTCCGTTGAAACTCAGTCTTTGTGTTGAAACTGGGGTTGAGGGTAGGAGCTGCAATGTCGTGTCCTTTATTGTTCAAGAGTTCGTTTACTGAGGGCTGCTGTTGCAACTTCTGGTCCGCAGGTCTTTGTCTCTTAACGGCTAGCCTTTCCAGAGAGTCAAAAGGCACAGGACGTTTCTGgaaggaaaaaagacagaaatgaacCTTAATGTTTCCctacaaaacaacagaaacaacctGCAACCTAGCATGTGGAGCTGATGTCAAACTACTTACAAAATACCATTCAAAGCCTTTACTAGCTGACTTCACCTGTACGGTGTAAAAGTCAGCAGTCATCAAAATCCAACCAGCCAAAGaaaatctataatatatatacttatatatacttatttacaAATACGTGCATTGAATACTTGAAATACTACAAACCGTGTCATGAAAAGTATTCATTTTTACTTCATGTATCACTGTGTACTATTGTGAAATGTTGAAGTTGATGTGACAATTATAAACATGGCTACACTAATCAATAAAGTGTCAGTATGCAGGACAGTATGGAGGAAAGCTTTGGTTTTTATCACCAAGGTGAGGGAGGGGGACAGTCAGAGAAAGAGATTTTTCGatagaggatggatggatggcacTATTTCACTTtgaatattcttattttattttattgtaaaattattttttaatttctatttgtGTGCTCTTGATATGATGgtgaaatgtatacattttgtttctgtaaaaaacaatacatttgtttaaaaaaaactaacaaacaaaaacccagATTGGTCACTTTAACACGTTTAAAgtttactaaaaataaaatttacCACTGCAGGATTTTTTGCTGGGCTGTGATGTAACGTCGTCTCCTCCGAGGTCTTCAGCACTGGCACATTTGCTTGAAGATTCCTTGATTGGTGGCCGATGTGTGGCTGCAACTTCCTgtttaaaacagaaagaaagaaaaagacaattcacAGGTTAGACAAAAAATATTACCAAAGATTCAACTTTAACTAGAGTCACTGCAGAGTTATTCAGATTAATAGGATAACTAATAAAATTGAGTATGATAAGGAAACATTTTCTTGGTTTCTTATTGTTGATTAGCACTTCAATCAGCACAAAACCTCCTAGACATATCGTAAAGTGAAGAGCCACTTGTATGTAAACTCAACACCCTCACAGAGGAATATTCAGTGTGCAGTGTGAGGTAGATTTAATTATCAGTTTGTTGTAATAGAAAGGATGTCCGGTCTGTTTGGTTCAGCTTGTGCCTCTGACCCACCTGGCCAGCAGCCTGCTGATctgctgcctctcctcctcgctGTAGCCCGGCCAGTCCCTCTGCACATACTTGTAGAAGTCGTCCCTCAGCAGGTAGCTGCTGTCTTTGGGATTCACTTTTGCCACCTGAAATAAAATATACCATATGATGTTACTTAAAACTCCCATTTAAGTCttccatttctttatttaattaaatttcttaaaaaaaatacatttcaaatccattgctTTGATATTATCTTAGataatgtgaataaatgtcCTGGAGTTTATGGCAAATGACCAGTGATCTGTCAGAATCCAGTcaggaataaaaaatatgcatgggccagtttacattttgatggtctgtgtaaaataaaattcaCACTTGTAATACTCCAGCTTTTATTTCGTCCCAAATTTGTGTTATCAGGATAAATCGACCACCACATTTATAGAAACTATAGTAATGTAAAgtactacgaggaactttaattttgtgtggACGAAAGCATTATGGTTTCAGAGCATGGATTTTACTGCAGAAGGGTCTcacagtctgccccgctcagtcctggttctcccgtgcctcccttcacTCCAGTGGGCCCACCAATATTGCCCATATTTGTAATAAGTGAGTGAAATATtaacactgtcactaactggaGTCCTGGACGTGCTAAAAGTGGCACATCCACATTCCTAAAAAGCGAAATCCTTTTTCTGAGCTTCTGGTCCCAAATGAGAGTCTCGGGCTTTAACCTCCTCTCTAATCTCATCAGACTGACTTTCTCAGAGGACATCTATCTTTCTGTGGCCGCCTGACAGAACGGCCCGCCCCACTGCAAACACAATCTCAGCAGAGACAATTACAGCACCGACCTAATTACACACATGCACGGACACGAAAACcacatgcaggcacacacatcAACAAGCACAAGGGCATTAAATACTCagacaggcacacaaacacacacacacacacacacacacacacacacacacacacacacacacacacacacacacacacacacacacacacacacacacacacacacacacacacacacacacacacacacaccaatgctgacagtacaaacacacaaacataatttaAGAATTACGCAAAAATGTATACAGGGAAGTCACATGAAGTAAATGTTTAGAGCTCAAGTTTAATTAAAGCACAGCGGCCAAACTtcagtattctttttttttttattgaaaggctgtttttaatgttgctaAATGCATTTTACAATGTGTTATGGGCTGGCTGTAATGCTGtagtatttatatacataatacGCACATGCAGTGTGAAAATGTATAGGTTAACACTGGGCAACAGCGTCcacaatgtttttaaagacatttacaaGACCAGTTGGATTCCATACTTcatataaatgtacaaaacCTCTATGAGCAGCCAATCTCCCATGCATGCAagtgtttatatacagtacaatatgtgtatatatgtgcaCACAAGTAATTCCTGCGTACCTCCTCCAGTGTAGAACCCAGCTCCGCCTTGTCCTTTAAGCcggctctttctctctccagccacagcagcagctctggtTTCCTGTAGGGTTTGAGAGCCAGGAGGTGGATGATGCGCTCCCTCAAGGGCTTCTGGGTCGGCGTGGCCATAGCGCCGTTCTTCTTGGTGTTTGAAGACTGCTTATGCAAGCTGCTGTCTGATGCAGACAGAGGAGCTGGCCTCTTGTGGAACTTGACACATTTacctgaacacaaaaaaaaagtagatagAGAGAACAAGATGTATAAGTGATACTGAATAATTCCTAAGTCGTGTTTTTATTGCATCGCCCCCAAACCCTAAACAATATCAGGAACTATTTGAAACTATTTGTTGCTATGCATTCTACATCCAAAACATTTCTTCACCTTTAAATGTATCTCAGTGAGTCACAAGATATCTAATCTTAGGAATTTGCTGACATTTAGAGAGACTTAAACTCAAGCTAATTGGAACTGATTTGTAAGCCCTGAGCAAGGAAACGCTACAACAGGACTTCAGTGTAATGTGTCatgcatttcacatttttatctaGGAGGTCAAACAAGAGCAGACAAGAGTTGAACAGAACTATATTTTACAGTTCTCACCATTGCTTTAACCTGTTAGACGTTTGAACATATTCTCTCTGGTTTTAACAACTGGTTGACTCTACTAATGGGGCAACATTCATTTAATATCCTCTACTAACCTTTAACTCTAGCTCACATGTACATGTTGCCCTGCAGCTTTTTGTCATCAGATGTAAACACCCCGTTGATCATTGCTTACATCTCTGCTGCAGACAGACGAGGCAGTGAAAGCTATCTCTCTGTGCTAATCCCATTACAGGTTAATCTGCTCTTTGAAGGTCAGAGTGGGGCAGAGCTACAGGAAAAGAACGCTTTTCACTCAACCACAAAAAGTATGTCCTGCCAAGTGATAATAACACTATGCATGACCATAACTCTACTAGCAGCCATTAATCCTGATAGAAATACACAGAAGTATGTGGTAATTATGGTGTGGGGTAATATGTACAGTGTTTATGAGCACCTCCTCAGgctaaaaggaaaaatgtagAATGTAGAAAAATGACAGCAGTTATTAAATGTTTCCCTATGGCCATACATGTTGCTAATGGCCTGATGTTACACAATCGACACGGCCTAAATTTGGTCTGAACCACCCAGAGTTTCATCTTCCCTGGAGCTCCAGCACTGACACAGGGGTCCAGAATCAAGCCAAGAAGCATTACATAACAACGGCAAAGGTTGggtaagagagaaagaaagagaaagagagaaggaaagtaGCTTCCTGGTTCATGTTTCTTGTCACATCATTAATATTTTGCAAGATATAATTGATGATAAAGATCTGAGACACACCAAGTATTTGGCAAACGCTGCATGATATGTGTTATAAGACAAAATTGAAATGGTGCAGCGTCAAACTGTCCCCTGTGAATTTTTTGCGATTCAGTTTCGTGGCAAACCTCTAGGTAACCTTTTTTGATTTACAAGAGGCTTTTGCTATGTTTTGCAACAGTGAGACATTTCTGCACAAGAATTAAGTTGTTGCTAAAACAAATAACCATTTAGAGCCCTAAGGAGCTAATGTTTTATCTTCGTAAGCCAAGTTTAAGAGATACAATCCCCAACAAACTATGTTTCAAcagcaaaaacaggaagaaCCTGGCTTTGAATCCTTGAATTGGCCTTCTACCTCTGAAATGACGGTTAAAAACAGATGCTGACTTTGACCATTTCAAAACTTCCATTTTGCCAACACTCTTTTCAAAGCCAGATGTAAAGATGGAACTAAGTAGGACTTAACAACAAtctgacaaacaaacatcataaaatgctacaaaataaatc
This region of Anoplopoma fimbria isolate UVic2021 breed Golden Eagle Sablefish chromosome 2, Afim_UVic_2022, whole genome shotgun sequence genomic DNA includes:
- the LOC129102262 gene encoding RNA polymerase II elongation factor ELL2-like isoform X2, producing the protein MSSSRTRPSERWRLTKNSRSLYQVSHRFASKETKGDSKDQPQASFDCIHQYVSSDGREQLEGQGIIQDKITVCATDDSYQMTRERMSQVEKDSWSRSAIEIKPGATHPSKCVKFHKRPAPLSASDSSLHKQSSNTKKNGAMATPTQKPLRERIIHLLALKPYRKPELLLWLERERAGLKDKAELGSTLEEVAKVNPKDSSYLLRDDFYKYVQRDWPGYSEEERQQISRLLARKLQPHIGHQSRNLQANVPVLKTSEETTLHHSPAKNPAVKRPVPFDSLERLAVKRQRPADQKLQQQPSVNELLNNKGHDIAAPTLNPSFNTKTEFQRTSNHSGNQNGLPMGHNGFPLMHKLSSSSDAPVSESRDQEPKVNSHQPPQGDSDCAHQQLANSQHRKKKSKKHKDKERERLKDNKGSEWLETSPDLKQNLDKLDNLDITNAVASEEKPDYVLTYGAIMSLEQRARYQEDFCAEYDEYKDLHSRIATITHMFVQLGSKIKNLSPGTQEYKIMEDQIQEKYNKYRKKFPGYREEKKRCEYLHEKLSYIKQLIIDYDVSQASS
- the LOC129102262 gene encoding RNA polymerase II elongation factor ELL2-like isoform X1; this encodes MASLRQEHHYGLSCGKNNKNSPNRTLYHVKLTDTAIRALEAYQKLKISLPSEPSICFKGNQGYIKIPAPTPESPSALRVFSFYLSSDSKDQPQASFDCIHQYVSSDGREQLEGQGIIQDKITVCATDDSYQMTRERMSQVEKDSWSRSAIEIKPGATHPSKCVKFHKRPAPLSASDSSLHKQSSNTKKNGAMATPTQKPLRERIIHLLALKPYRKPELLLWLERERAGLKDKAELGSTLEEVAKVNPKDSSYLLRDDFYKYVQRDWPGYSEEERQQISRLLARKLQPHIGHQSRNLQANVPVLKTSEETTLHHSPAKNPAVKRPVPFDSLERLAVKRQRPADQKLQQQPSVNELLNNKGHDIAAPTLNPSFNTKTEFQRTSNHSGNQNGLPMGHNGFPLMHKLSSSSDAPVSESRDQEPKVNSHQPPQGDSDCAHQQLANSQHRKKKSKKHKDKERERLKDNKGSEWLETSPDLKQNLDKLDNLDITNAVASEEKPDYVLTYGAIMSLEQRARYQEDFCAEYDEYKDLHSRIATITHMFVQLGSKIKNLSPGTQEYKIMEDQIQEKYNKYRKKFPGYREEKKRCEYLHEKLSYIKQLIIDYDVSQASS